A window from Anaerolineae bacterium encodes these proteins:
- a CDS encoding TIGR02391 family protein: FRFRRERFPNEAITSQRAQLIHDWILSLARQEMDPEERNQLLIQFCHSLANDQNRKEVDKVLISAGISQGVVNREDHALFLARDFHPEIIRHCRELFLQGNYFHAVFEACKAYNLCVKQKAQSTKDGASLMLDVWGCDKGVLKITTCATQTDKDVQEGIKFLSAGLMQAIRNPTAHEPAILWPISRQDCLDILGLISFLFRQLDKAVYFKAE, from the coding sequence ATTCCGCTTTCGGCGGGAGAGATTCCCCAACGAAGCTATCACCTCCCAAAGGGCACAGTTAATACACGATTGGATACTCTCTCTTGCAAGGCAAGAAATGGATCCTGAAGAGCGAAATCAATTGCTCATTCAATTTTGTCATAGCCTTGCAAATGACCAGAATCGAAAAGAAGTTGATAAAGTTCTCATCAGCGCAGGTATTTCTCAAGGAGTAGTCAATAGGGAAGATCACGCCCTATTTCTTGCCCGTGATTTTCACCCCGAGATAATCAGGCATTGTAGGGAATTGTTCCTGCAAGGCAATTATTTCCACGCCGTATTTGAAGCGTGTAAGGCGTACAACCTTTGTGTCAAGCAAAAAGCACAAAGCACTAAAGACGGCGCTTCCCTTATGCTTGATGTTTGGGGATGTGACAAAGGTGTACTCAAGATAACCACCTGTGCTACCCAAACAGACAAAGATGTGCAAGAGGGCATTAAGTTTCTGTCGGCTGGGCTAATGCAGGCCATACGAAATCCAACGGCGCACGAGCCTGCGATTCTCTGGCCAATCAGCAGGCAGGATTGTCTTGATATCTTAGGTTTGATATCTTTTTTGTTTCGACAGCTTGACAAGGCTGTGTATTTCAAGGCTGAATGA
- a CDS encoding cation:proton antiporter — MAPILQLLLALFIILVAAKGAGYLSTRLGQPSVLGELLIGLILGPTVLNMLGWPFFGDPHLGETIRHLAEIGVLILMFIAGLEVDLEAMVRAVLAGVIGVIAPILLGGLQGWLSGFDLAHSAFIGLTLAATSVSISAQTLMELQVLRTRVGMGLLGAAVVDDVLVVLLLSVFMGVAAGSSSLLSVLWVLARMVIFLVLAIWLGGKILPRLGALVERLPISEGVMALALAITFLYAWAAEALGGMAAITGAFIAGLIFGRSPLREEIEHGMHTLAYAWLVPVFFVSIGLETNARSLGISGIPFALAMVVVAVLSKVIGCGLGARLGGFTNGEALRLGVGMSSRGEVGLIVATVGMSSGLIDDLVFASVVIMVLVTTLLTPIMLRALYPRPAGGPQPQPAAEIDQ; from the coding sequence ATGGCACCCATTCTTCAATTGCTCCTGGCCCTCTTCATCATCCTGGTGGCGGCCAAGGGCGCCGGCTATCTATCTACCCGCCTGGGACAGCCCAGTGTGCTGGGGGAACTGCTCATCGGGTTGATCCTGGGCCCGACCGTGCTGAATATGCTGGGCTGGCCGTTCTTCGGAGACCCGCACCTGGGTGAGACGATCCGCCATCTGGCGGAGATCGGCGTGTTGATCCTGATGTTCATCGCCGGCTTAGAGGTGGATCTGGAGGCAATGGTAAGAGCGGTGCTGGCCGGCGTCATCGGCGTCATTGCCCCCATCCTGCTGGGCGGACTGCAGGGCTGGCTGAGCGGCTTTGATCTGGCCCACAGCGCCTTCATCGGGCTGACCCTCGCCGCCACCAGCGTCAGCATCTCCGCCCAAACGCTGATGGAACTACAGGTCTTACGCACGCGCGTGGGCATGGGACTGCTGGGCGCGGCGGTGGTGGATGATGTGCTGGTCGTGCTCCTCCTGTCGGTGTTCATGGGGGTGGCGGCCGGCAGTTCCAGCCTATTGAGCGTCTTGTGGGTACTGGCGCGCATGGTCATTTTCCTGGTGCTGGCCATCTGGCTGGGAGGGAAAATCCTGCCCCGCCTCGGCGCGCTGGTGGAACGACTGCCGATCAGTGAGGGGGTGATGGCGCTGGCCCTGGCTATCACTTTCCTGTATGCCTGGGCGGCCGAGGCCCTGGGCGGTATGGCGGCCATCACCGGGGCATTCATCGCCGGCCTGATCTTCGGCCGCTCCCCACTGCGCGAGGAAATCGAGCACGGCATGCACACCCTGGCCTATGCCTGGCTGGTACCGGTCTTCTTTGTCAGCATCGGCCTGGAGACCAACGCGCGCTCCCTGGGGATTAGCGGCATCCCCTTTGCTCTGGCCATGGTGGTGGTGGCAGTGCTGTCGAAGGTCATCGGGTGTGGGTTGGGCGCCCGCCTGGGCGGTTTTACCAATGGCGAGGCCCTGCGTCTGGGAGTGGGGATGTCCTCCCGGGGTGAGGTCGGGTTGATCGTGGCTACCGTGGGCATGTCCAGCGGTCTGATTGATGACCTGGTCTTTGCCAGTGTGGTCATCATGGTATTGGTGACAACGTTGCTGACCCCCATCATGTTGCGAGCGCTCTATCCGCGGCCGGCCGGCGGACCTCAGCCACAGCCGGCGGCCGAAATCGACCAGTGA
- a CDS encoding DegV family protein, translating into MARIAIATDSTAGLPAELIERYHIHVISLNVLFGQESLRDNVDITTEEFYRRLKTVKDTLPTTSQPSAGAFREFYETIAKEADAIISIHISADLSGTVASALQARDMLPHIPIYVVDSRFTSMALGYVVLEAARAAEAGASPEEIVAVAESIIPKMRVYFAVDTLRYLHMGGRIGGGAAFLGTALGIKPILELRGGKIEAAGKARTMKRAAAKLVDLLAEQLGEGARIRAATIGAAAPAAAQELAEQIQRRFECVEMYITDLSPVIGTHVGPGTIGAMGYPV; encoded by the coding sequence ATGGCGCGCATAGCCATTGCCACGGACAGCACCGCCGGCCTGCCGGCGGAACTGATCGAGCGATATCACATCCACGTCATCTCATTAAATGTGCTCTTTGGGCAGGAGAGCCTGCGCGATAACGTGGATATCACCACCGAGGAGTTTTACCGCCGGCTCAAGACCGTCAAAGATACACTGCCTACCACCTCCCAGCCTTCGGCCGGCGCGTTCCGCGAGTTCTACGAGACCATCGCGAAAGAGGCCGATGCCATCATCTCCATCCATATCTCGGCGGACTTATCTGGCACCGTAGCTTCCGCCCTGCAGGCCAGGGACATGCTGCCGCATATCCCGATTTACGTGGTAGATTCCCGCTTCACTTCCATGGCGCTGGGGTATGTGGTGCTGGAGGCGGCGCGTGCCGCGGAGGCCGGCGCCTCCCCGGAGGAGATCGTCGCCGTGGCAGAATCCATCATCCCGAAAATGCGGGTCTATTTCGCGGTGGACACCCTGCGCTACCTCCACATGGGCGGCCGCATTGGGGGCGGGGCGGCATTCCTCGGGACGGCGTTGGGCATCAAGCCCATACTGGAACTGCGCGGCGGCAAAATCGAGGCCGCCGGTAAAGCTCGCACCATGAAGCGGGCCGCCGCCAAATTGGTGGACCTGCTGGCGGAGCAGTTGGGAGAGGGGGCACGCATCCGCGCCGCCACCATCGGCGCGGCCGCGCCGGCGGCCGCCCAAGAGCTGGCCGAACAGATCCAGCGGCGCTTCGAATGTGTGGAAATGTATATCACGGATCTCAGCCCCGTCATCGGTACCCATGTGGGGCCGGGCACGATCGGGGCGATGGGGTACCCGGTGTAG
- a CDS encoding tyrosine--tRNA ligase — protein sequence MDLEEILTRGVAEIITKEELLEKLRSGRTLRLKMGFDPSKPNLHIGHYVGLRKIRQLQDLGHTVVLIVGDWTAQIGDPSGRDESRTMLDPETVRANAETYMQQFFRVVDRSRTEVRWQSEWFGKFTLADVFNLTSRFTLGQMMAHETFRKRYEQGLPLSLMELLYPLLQAYDSIAVDADVEFGGTDQKFNILAGRELQRMLGKEPQNVFLVPLLVGLDGRKMSKTFNNTIDLVDPPEEMYGKVMSMGDDVIIEYFILTTDVPMAEIEEMEREMKAGRVNPRDLKMRLARELITQLYDAEAARKAEEEFVRVFQRRELPSEMPQFRLNEPKNIVDLLVEAGLAASKSEARRLIQQGGVKLNEGVISDIEATIALTEPAVLRVGKRRFVQLVP from the coding sequence ATGGACCTGGAAGAAATCCTCACCCGTGGCGTGGCGGAGATCATCACCAAAGAAGAACTGCTCGAAAAACTCCGCTCCGGGCGCACCCTGCGCCTCAAAATGGGCTTCGACCCCTCCAAGCCCAACCTGCACATCGGCCACTACGTGGGCCTGCGGAAAATCCGCCAGCTCCAGGACCTGGGCCATACCGTGGTGCTCATCGTCGGAGACTGGACCGCCCAGATCGGGGACCCCTCCGGCCGCGATGAGAGCCGCACCATGCTGGACCCCGAGACGGTGCGCGCCAACGCCGAGACCTATATGCAGCAGTTCTTCCGGGTGGTGGATCGGAGCCGCACCGAGGTGCGCTGGCAGAGCGAGTGGTTCGGGAAATTCACGCTGGCGGATGTCTTCAATCTCACCAGCCGCTTCACCCTGGGCCAGATGATGGCGCATGAGACCTTCCGCAAGCGGTACGAGCAGGGCCTGCCGCTGAGCCTGATGGAACTGCTGTACCCGCTCCTGCAGGCCTACGACTCCATCGCCGTGGACGCGGATGTCGAGTTCGGTGGGACGGATCAGAAGTTTAACATCCTCGCCGGCCGCGAGCTCCAGCGCATGCTGGGCAAAGAGCCGCAGAACGTCTTCCTCGTGCCCCTGCTGGTGGGGCTGGACGGCCGCAAGATGAGCAAGACCTTCAACAACACCATCGATCTGGTGGACCCGCCCGAGGAAATGTACGGCAAGGTCATGTCCATGGGCGATGATGTCATCATCGAGTACTTTATCCTGACCACCGACGTGCCCATGGCGGAGATCGAAGAGATGGAGCGGGAGATGAAGGCCGGCCGGGTCAACCCGCGCGACCTCAAGATGCGCCTGGCACGCGAGCTTATCACCCAACTCTATGATGCCGAGGCCGCCCGGAAGGCCGAAGAAGAGTTCGTGCGGGTCTTCCAGCGGCGCGAACTGCCCAGCGAGATGCCGCAGTTCCGCCTCAACGAGCCGAAGAATATCGTGGACTTGCTGGTGGAGGCCGGCCTGGCCGCATCCAAAAGCGAGGCCCGCCGGCTGATCCAGCAGGGCGGCGTAAAGCTCAACGAAGGGGTTATTTCAGACATCGAGGCGACCATCGCTCTCACGGAGCCGGCGGTCCTGCGCGTTGGCAAGCGCCGCTTTGTGCAACTGGTGCCCTGA
- a CDS encoding FAD-binding protein yields MSRREFVRKTLMGAAAVSGAGVLAGCKAAKAPGVPDKWDKEVDVVVVGLGGAGALAALTAHDAGAKVLVLEKLPGPGGSTALSGGYFTGVNSSVQRAKGISDSVENAVAYHLACAQGQVDEKIVRAWAENSGETIDYIVSQGVEIDAIIPDFQPEFPGAGTRSHHAKGLGKGLFEPLYNAIQSKGIEVLTETKGKALITDINGAVIGIKAEGSSGEMNIKARRAVVLTTGGFLYNRVMVRDFLKNEHIISVGCPGCEGDGIRMGMAVGANLKIMNEIAGTPAIKVPNQVIAVPSMLALGGLPFVMVNKKGQRFVREELPYDRAIIPFDVYDPIAMEYANIPAFAIFDDDVFHLGPIGYSSTPGSVWSADNMRELEAGVIVKADTIRELAQKIGVDPDGLEATVNTWNADVAQGKDSQFGRKNGLAPIAKAPFYAVNHYPGGWDTVGGLEINEKGQVINVFGQVIPRLYAAGTTAASIIGRLYPISGTCIGSGVTFGRIAGRNAAAEKPWS; encoded by the coding sequence ATGTCTCGGCGTGAATTTGTCCGCAAGACATTGATGGGTGCCGCGGCGGTGTCAGGCGCCGGCGTGCTGGCCGGCTGTAAAGCCGCCAAAGCGCCAGGCGTTCCCGATAAGTGGGACAAGGAAGTAGACGTGGTAGTGGTGGGATTGGGTGGGGCCGGCGCGCTGGCGGCTCTCACCGCGCATGATGCCGGCGCCAAAGTCCTCGTGCTTGAGAAACTCCCTGGCCCAGGCGGCTCCACCGCCCTCAGCGGTGGTTACTTCACCGGCGTCAATTCCTCCGTCCAGAGGGCCAAAGGCATCAGCGATTCCGTCGAGAACGCTGTCGCCTATCATTTGGCCTGCGCTCAGGGTCAGGTGGACGAAAAGATCGTGCGCGCCTGGGCGGAGAATTCGGGTGAGACGATTGACTACATTGTCAGCCAGGGTGTGGAGATCGACGCCATCATCCCGGACTTTCAGCCGGAGTTTCCTGGCGCCGGCACGCGCTCCCATCACGCCAAAGGCCTGGGCAAGGGGCTGTTTGAGCCACTGTACAACGCCATCCAGTCCAAGGGGATCGAGGTCCTCACCGAAACAAAGGGCAAGGCCCTCATCACGGACATCAACGGCGCAGTCATCGGCATCAAAGCCGAGGGCTCTTCCGGAGAGATGAATATCAAGGCGCGCCGGGCTGTGGTGTTGACGACCGGTGGGTTTCTCTACAACCGCGTCATGGTGCGTGATTTTCTCAAGAATGAGCACATCATCAGTGTCGGGTGTCCAGGCTGTGAGGGTGATGGCATACGCATGGGAATGGCTGTCGGCGCCAACCTGAAAATCATGAACGAGATTGCCGGCACCCCCGCCATCAAAGTACCTAACCAGGTTATCGCCGTACCCTCGATGCTCGCCCTGGGCGGCCTTCCCTTCGTCATGGTAAATAAGAAGGGCCAGCGGTTCGTGCGCGAGGAACTGCCCTACGATCGGGCTATCATCCCCTTTGACGTGTACGACCCGATCGCGATGGAGTATGCCAACATCCCGGCCTTCGCCATCTTCGATGATGATGTCTTCCATCTCGGCCCCATTGGTTACAGCTCGACCCCGGGAAGCGTTTGGAGCGCTGACAATATGCGGGAGTTGGAAGCCGGCGTCATCGTCAAGGCCGACACGATTCGCGAACTGGCGCAGAAGATCGGCGTGGATCCCGATGGTCTGGAAGCGACCGTGAATACCTGGAACGCCGATGTCGCCCAGGGCAAGGACAGCCAGTTCGGCCGCAAGAACGGCCTGGCTCCCATTGCCAAGGCCCCGTTCTATGCGGTCAACCACTATCCGGGTGGTTGGGATACTGTGGGGGGCCTGGAGATCAACGAGAAAGGGCAGGTCATCAATGTCTTTGGCCAGGTGATTCCTCGGCTGTATGCCGCCGGCACCACTGCTGCCAGCATCATTGGCCGCCTGTATCCTATCAGCGGAACCTGCATTGGCAGTGGCGTGACCTTCGGGCGCATTGCCGGCCGCAATGCCGCCGCCGAAAAGCCCTGGTCCTGA